TCCAGTCTGATTCAAACTTAATAAAGGGATCTTAAAACTATTCAAATTAGTAAAGCTATAATGGCTGTTTTTTTCTGATAAAAGAATCGCAATTCAGGCAAACACAGTAATCTGCTCTAGCATTAAAGTTAGATATACAAAGACAGCTAGAATCTGCAAGGAATCAAAACACTAAAAATGGGTTACAAAAGCACTCCACGGTAACAGCATAAGAATAGATACTTCAACATTACATGATTTAAAAGGGTATCCAATTGAACCATCCAATGGTTGAAAATGCATGAGGACTAACTGTAAGACAATACTATATCAAACAAGTACAGAAGACAAACAATGAAAGCACAAAATTAGGTTAAGTGGACATCTACAGGCACACCTACCCAAGTCATACAATGCGACCATAGATTCAAAGGATGCAAGACAGGATCATTTTGGGAAAAGTTCACCAAATCTCCAAAAAACAAACTCATTTGAGCACAACAATGCACTTGCTTCAGCCTTAAACTCGTTCACAAATGCAACATTAGTGTGTGACGTTTGCACACGTTACCTGCGGGTCAGGTGAacccacatgttttttttttttttggcaatcaTAGAAGACCATTTCTATCAACGCTCTAATCCTGGTTCAGCAAAGGGATTGACCCATAGGGTTCTAAATCTAGCTTCAAAAACATGCAATTAGGAAGGTGTTGTCCAATTGTTCAAAAGCATTTCTACCTGACAATAAAAAGGCATATTCACACTTAATATGCACAATGCAGATGCGCATTCACATCCCAAGTGATGGAAACACGGCACAAACATCCAACTGGACAAGGCTAAAGGACTAAATTCCAGCCAAACCTATAGATTAACTCGACAATGAATTAGTAGAAAATTAAGGAGCACGATTCAAATACATCGGTACGGCAGCTAGATCCCCAAAAATGGATCTAATCAGAAAAGCATTGTGGATGAAGGGGGTCGAAGAGGCATTATTACCCTAGCGAGACTGTTGAGCCGAGAGAAGCCTAATCGCTGTCCTCCCCGTCCCCGGCCTGGTGGCCGCGAGCCatgtcgacgtcgacgtcggcgtcctcgtcgtcgtcgtcctccgcggCCTCCTCCGGCGGCACCAAGTAGGCCCCGGGctgcggtggcgcgcggcggcgggtccGCGAGGGGAGGATGTTGTTGAGGTCGACCTCGGCCAGCGGGTCGTCGCAGAAcccgtcgtcgctgtcgtccccgccaccgccgccgccgcctcccccaccttcctcgtcgtcgtcgtcgtcgtcgtcgtcgtcgtcgtcgtcgctgctgtcctcgtcgctgccgccgccctcctcctcctcctcgtcctcgtcctcgaccaccatcttccccttccccttgtCCGCAGCCCGCGccctggcggcctcctcggcggcggcctcgtcggcgtcggggcGGGCGGACTTGGGTGGCGGGTCGAGCGGGGCGAGGTCGGTGGCCTCGGCGTCGGGCTTGCGCTttgccggcgagggcgagggcgcgggcgcggggtcGGTGGCGGGTGCCTCGTCGGTGGCCGCCATCGCGGAGGGGAGAGCTAGGGTTCAAGGAGACAGCGCGAGCGAcgcgaggaaggaggagaggaagaggaagagggggagacgCCGAGATGGTGg
This window of the Oryza sativa Japonica Group chromosome 4, ASM3414082v1 genome carries:
- the LOC4335697 gene encoding histone H2A.Z-specific chaperone CHZ1, with amino-acid sequence MAATDEAPATDPAPAPSPSPAKRKPDAEATDLAPLDPPPKSARPDADEAAAEEAARARAADKGKGKMVVEDEDEEEEEGGGSDEDSSDDDDDDDDDDDDEEGGGGGGGGGGDDSDDGFCDDPLAEVDLNNILPSRTRRRAPPQPGAYLVPPEEAAEDDDDEDADVDVDMARGHQAGDGEDSD